TCGCGCGCCGATGAAGCCTGGAATACATTTTTCCTCGGTCAAGGCTGGCTCGTTGTCCGCTTTAGCCTCCAGCAAGTGACAGCGCAGCCCCAGTCCTGTTGTCGCGCGATCGCCCAGGTTCTCCACCAATTACTCGCGGACCCATTGCTATTGAAGCCTTTCGAGGAGGTACCGGAGTTAGTGCCAATGCCGCGATGGACTGAAGCGGAAGCCCGACAAATGCTAGCGCGGGAAAGGGTACTCTCAGAGTAAAGGACACCCTTAGGCGGGCTGCCAAAACTGTGAGACTTCATGGCCTAACTGCTGCACCATCTGCCGGAGCAGGGGTAAACTCAGACCAATGACATTGCTGTGACAACCCTCTAGTTTGTCTATAAACAGACCCCCACGACCCTCTAGGGCAAAGCAGCCTGCACAATTCAGTGGTTCGCCCGTGGCGATATAATCTGCAATTTCGCGATCGCTGATTTGGGCAAAATAGACCCGCGTTACCTGGGCTTTCACCAAGAGGCGACGATCTGCTGCCAATCCATCCACTAAGGCATGGCCGGTCCATAAATCCCCCACCTGACCTCGCATTTGTTGCCAGCGTTGGAATGCATCGTCGGGATCCCTTGGTTTACCGTGAATGGTGCCGTTGAGGGCCAGCACTGAATCGCAGCCTAAAATCAGCTGGGGAAAGGCACCCTCCTCCGGCAGTTGCGCAGCAACGGCTTCTGCTTTCAAGCGGGCTAAGGCTTGCACCAGTGCCAGGGGATCACTGAGTTGTACCTGGGATTCATCCACCTGGCTGGGAAAGACAAGCGGTGTGATGCCAGCACTTTGTAATAATCGGTAGCGTGCGGGTGAGGCAGAGGCTAAAACAAAAGTACCCATTAATAATTAACTTGGAAGGACTTCACAGCCTGTTCTAGTAAGGAATGAATCTTAGACCAGCGCTTCTCCGTGGTTGAAGCATTAAACGTATAGAGCTTCCCCCGGCTAACGACGGCACTGGCAAGGTTGTGTCGCTGCTGCTTGTTAGAGAGGGTGACGGCGTACTCTAGCAAATAATAGGTTTTAGCATCTATCTGGCGGGCTTCGGCATTTACCAGCTCGGCTTGTCGTCCCGATCCAGGAGGGGCGATCGCAGCTTTTGAGAGGCGATAGCCGACTTCACCCGGAGTGCCCAAGTCCTCAAGAGTTTTGCCAGCCGGAATCGGATTAATTACCACACTGACATTTTCGCTCTGCTCGATCAAGTCGTGAAAAACAATATCGGGGCCGCTGGTTACCTTGACAGGTGCCCAACCGACTGGATAGAGGAAGGCGTAACCATCGGAACTGTCTACGTAGGGTTGGAGACCACCCACGGCTAAGGCAGCTGGACAGGGACTCAGACTCAGACTCAACATGACCAGCAACATGGCTGCAAGCTTTTTCAGCATTTCCTTCACTCCTTCCGTGGCGGTGCTGCGGCCATCCCATCCGGTACTGTCTTGAGGAGAGATGCAACCTTTCTATTCTCCCATCAATCATTTCCCAGAGTTGGCTGTCAACGTGCAGTTGTATGATTTGGAGCAGCCTATGATCATATCCATCCGTATAACGCTGAATACTTGCAGGCTGCACCCTTGAACTTTCCCAGGCTCCTCCTCCCGGCATGAAACAACTTTGGATATCTCTCAAGCCCTATCTCCGCTGGGCAATTCTGGGAGGAACCCTTTTTTTTGTCGCCAAAGTCTTGAAAGACAATTGGCAAGAGGTTGCCGCTACCCGTCTCGATCCGGGGGGCTGGATCTTTCTGATCGCTGCCTTGGTGGTGACGCTCGCTGCCCACACTTGGGCGGGGTGTGTCTGGGGCTGGATTCTTCGGGACCTCTATCAGTCAGTTCGCACCCCTTGGGCGATTCGTGTGTATCTCAAGACCAATATTGCTAAGTACTTACCGGGGAATGTCTGGCACTACTATGGACGCATTGCCGCCGCCAAAACCATTGGGATTTCCCTGAGTACAGCTGCGTTAAGTGTGTTGCTAGAACCCTTACTGATGGCAGCGGCAGCCCTACTGCTCATTTTGGTCGGGAGTCAACAATCTTGGACAAAAATGCAGGGGGTGTTGCATGGCCTGTCCATTGTAGGC
The Neosynechococcus sphagnicola sy1 DNA segment above includes these coding regions:
- a CDS encoding lysylphosphatidylglycerol synthase domain-containing protein, with the protein product MKQLWISLKPYLRWAILGGTLFFVAKVLKDNWQEVAATRLDPGGWIFLIAALVVTLAAHTWAGCVWGWILRDLYQSVRTPWAIRVYLKTNIAKYLPGNVWHYYGRIAAAKTIGISLSTAALSVLLEPLLMAAAALLLILVGSQQSWTKMQGVLHGLSIVGVVGLVSGLVVIHPRVLNPLMRFWSRLKAKATHGFPADASTSYIRCYPLKPLMGELVFLSLRGAGFFCTLLAFSVIQPSQVILVLTTFSLAWFLGLVLPGAPGGIGVFEAAAIALLDKSFSPGIVLTTVALYRLLSILAETLGAGLVCLEERYLMHPVD
- a CDS encoding Maf family protein encodes the protein MGTFVLASASPARYRLLQSAGITPLVFPSQVDESQVQLSDPLALVQALARLKAEAVAAQLPEEGAFPQLILGCDSVLALNGTIHGKPRDPDDAFQRWQQMRGQVGDLWTGHALVDGLAADRRLLVKAQVTRVYFAQISDREIADYIATGEPLNCAGCFALEGRGGLFIDKLEGCHSNVIGLSLPLLRQMVQQLGHEVSQFWQPA
- the psbP gene encoding photosystem II reaction center PsbP is translated as MLKKLAAMLLVMLSLSLSPCPAALAVGGLQPYVDSSDGYAFLYPVGWAPVKVTSGPDIVFHDLIEQSENVSVVINPIPAGKTLEDLGTPGEVGYRLSKAAIAPPGSGRQAELVNAEARQIDAKTYYLLEYAVTLSNKQQRHNLASAVVSRGKLYTFNASTTEKRWSKIHSLLEQAVKSFQVNY